From Paraglaciecola sp. L1A13:
CAATGATGTTGAAATTACTTATAAAATTGTCGGCGATGACGAGTCAGATATTAAAAATAATTTAATCTCTATCAACTCACCTATTGCCCGAGGTTTAATTGGTAAGAATTTAGATGATGTTGTCACAATTCAAACGCCTAAAGGTGCAGTTGAATTTGAAATTGTCGATGTGAAATATATCTAGTTAATCTTTTATATATTAACAAGCGCGCTGCCTAGCGCGCTTTTTTGTGTCCGAAATTTGTCTTTATAGCTGATTAGATAATCTTAATATTATGGTACGCAGGCGTTACTATTTACATGAAAAATTCTCATGTGGCGGTAATTTACGCCACCGCTAATGCATTCTCGGTTTGGTTAAGTGTTGGATAACCTGTTGATTTAACGCTGCTAAGTTGTGTGAGCTACGACTTGTGTAAAGCCCCTTATCTATCACCAGATCTCGGTCTACAAGCTTGGCACCTGCATAGCGCAGTCTATTGAGCACCGTAGGGAAGGAAGCCACCAGTCGGTTTTTAAGTACGTCTGCTTCTAGCAACATCCATGTACCTTGATTGATGGCTACTACAGGTTTAATCTCAGCGTCCTTAAAGAATCCTTTAACGAAATCGATGGCGTCTTTATCTTGCAACAATGCATCGGGGTTAAATAAACCACCGGGTAGAATGAGTGCGTCATATTCCTCAGCGGAAACATTCGAAACTATTTTATCGACATCAACTTCTATACCCCATTTACTGCCATTCCAGCCTATGATGGTGCCTGGCTCCAAAGAGACAATATGAACGTTTACTCCAGCACTGATAAGCGCATCGCGGGTTTCAATGAGCTCACATTGTTCGAATCCATCCTTGGCTAATATGGCGGCAGTTTTATTACTTGATAACGTGTTTAACATGCTTTGCTCCTGCTTTTGCATTCGTGCTTTTTGGGACGTAAATATGAATAAAGACAACAAATGCATCTAAATTAGAATATGCAATTATTAAACCAGTATTTTTTTGCTGTCCTGGTTAATAGCGCAAATACGTTAGCTATTGATTTAACTATATAATGTTAGTTTGTTACCTAAGTTAGACCGGATTTATGTCAGTTAGTTTTCAAATAATATAGGAAATATGTGTAAATTTGGTCGCAGGAATTAGGCAATATTGTCACGAATATTTACAGCAAAATTGCCTTAAGGTAGTTAAAGTTACCTAAAGCCGAATTTTTAATACTTTTAATTGGTTAATAACTTTCCCAGTACTGTTTTTCCAACAATGTTGATATTCAAACTTACGCTGTGGGTTTATCCCCAAGCTCAGTTAGCCTGCTAATAGCTATTAAATAGTGTCTGTATAAAGGGATTAAGTTAATCTGGGCTGGATAAAAGAAAATGCCTAAATCTGAGCCTAATGATGTGCTAATTATATTACGCCGATAGAATAGAGTAACCGTAGATATACGTCGGTACTTGAGATGCGGCGTCTGCTCATATGCATTTTCTCAAAAACATGACATTTACACTTAGGATAACGACGCACATGCGCAGTACTGTTTTATACATGATCACCGTGCTTATTTGGGGCTCAACTTGGTTAGCAATTGAATTTCAATTAGGTGATATCCCAGCACAAGTCTCATTAGTTTACCGCTTCGCAATTGCAGCCATTTTAATGTGGGCATACTGTATATTCAAACGCCTAGATATGCGGTTTGTTTGGAGTGATCATTGTTTTTTCTTAATATTAGCGGTATGTAATTTTGGAGGAAATTATCTGATCCTCTATTGGGCTCAAAATTACCTTACATCTGCGATGGCATCTATCGCTTTTTCAACTTTGTTGTTGATGAACATTATTAATACGCGAATATTTTTCGGTCGGGTAATTGCAAAACGTATCTATGTTGGAGCTGGATTGGGTGTAATTGGTTTAGGCGCGTTGTTTTGGCCTGATATCAAAAGCCTCGATTTTGCCAGCGATGCCATGCTCGGATTAGGCTTAGCGTTAGGGGGAACATTTATGGCTTCGTTGGGCAACATGGCCAGTGTACGTAATTCAGCTTGTAAGATAGGTGTAATGCAGGGCAACGCCTGGGGAATGTTATACGGTGCCTTAGCGCTAATTTGCGTCGTGCTCTTTACTGGTGTCGAATTTAAATTCTCAATGAAACCGAGCTATGTATTGTCGTTAATTTATCTTGCTCTGTTTGGCACTGTTATCGCTTTTGCATGTTATTTCGTATTGCTACGGGATATAGGCCCAGAAAAGGCCAGTTATTCGATAGTGTTATTCCCGTTTGTGGCCGTTGCGCTCAGTACCTTATATGAAGGATTTGAATGGCATATTAATACCGTACTGGGGTTTGTATTAGTTATCATCGGTAATGCCATCGTGCTGACGCCCATGGCTCAAATTCGACATTGGTTTCTGCATCGAAAGCAGCGAAAAGACGTATCGTGAGCTAAATAGTGGTTAACTAACTATTTAGCCCTATGTAGACGGATGGCGATAATCAATCCCAGTACAGTGACAAGCCAAGCGGTCAAATTACCGAAATATCGATAAGGTGTTATACCACTTACCCGTTGTATTTTATCAGTGAGTACCGCCGTTTCGAATTGGGGTAAACGACTTTGAATGGCACCGCTGGCGTCGATAAACGCTGTGATACCGTTATTAGTAGCGCGCAGTACAGGAAGCCCGAACTCCTTAGCCCTGACCTGAGCGATTTCAAGATGTTGAGCTGGGCCATGAGAATGACCAAACCAAGCATCGTTACTCACGGTGATAATAAAATCTGTTTTCGCGTATAGATTTTCGCGTATTTGATTAGGAAAAACAATTTCAAAGCACAAAGCGGGAGCGAAATAAAAGCCATTTGACACCAGGTTTGCCTGTTGATAATCCCCTCTGGTAAAAGATGACATAGGCAAGTCAAAAATTGGCGCCAAACCACGCAACCAATCCTCTAATGGAATATATTCCCCTACGGGTAACAGATGGTGTTTGTCGAAACGATTTGATTGGGGATATTGGTAGTGTCCTTTGGTGTCAGTATGCTCTTTCAAACCCACGCCTATAATGCTGTTGTAAGCTTGACGAGTTTCAAAATTATAATTAACAATGCCCGTCAGTAGCCCCGTTTTGTGCTGTGCGGCTTCTTCGTCAAGTTGTGTAAGATAATCTACCGCTATGGGTTCAAGTTGCGGAATAGCTGCCTCAGGCCAGATAATGACTTGATTATCCCAATGGGCTTCCGTCAATTCGAGATACTTCTTCATTGTCGGCCAATCCTGCTCAGGTGCCCAGCGGATCTCTTGGGCGATATTGCCTTGCACCATAGCGATTTTAACCGGTTCACCGGTTGGCACAACCCACTTATAGGTATTGAGTACCCAGCCGCTTAAATAGAGTGACGCACAGAGTAGCATTGGTGCTATATAACGTTTGTGCATCAACCAAATCGCAGATGCAGCACAGAGCGCCATCAGCAGTGCGCTAACGCCAAATTCACCTATCACTGGCAACCAGCCAGACAAAGGGCTATTCATTTGACTGTAACCGATTGATAACCAAGGAAAGCCTGTTAATACTATGCCTCTAGCCCATTCGCATAGTAGCCATACGAATGGCAGTGTAAGGCCCCAAACATTAGGCGAAAAGTAACGCCTAGCTAACTTGCTAAAGATCATGGGGTATAGTGATAAATAACTGCACAGTAAAAGCATTAAGCCAAGCGATCCCACAAGAGGCAACCCGCCAAAATCTGCGATGCTTACATGTACCCAGCTAATTCCAGCACCAAACCAACCTAAACCAAAACTAAAACCTACTTTAGCAGCTTGATCAACTCGCGCTTTATACAGGAGACACAAATACCCAGTGAGGGCGATGGGCATAACCGCCCAATAAGAAAAAGGAGCATAGCTTAAGGTTAAGCTTGCTCCAGTAAGAAGTGATAAAAAGTACAGCATGCGGGTTATGGCACCTATTCTTCAGAGTGGGGAAGGGTTACCTTTAATTGGATCAGGCGACGAGAATCTGAGTTGGATACGGTAAAAATGAATCCATTAATACTGACTTTCTCATCACGCATCGGCATATGACCAAATGCCTTAAGAACGATGCCGCCTATGGTATCGGCTTCTTCCTCATCAAATGACGTTTTAAAAAAGTCATTAAAATCTTCAAGTTCAGTAAGCGCTTTGACCGAATACGTATGCTTATTCAGCGCACGAATATTATCGCTAATAATTTCTTCGGCGTCATGTTCATCTTCGATTTCTCCGACAATAAGTTCAAGAATATCTTCGATGGTAACAAGACCTGATACACCGCCATATTCATCGACGACAATAGCCATATGGAAACGCTTTTGTTGAAACTCTTTTAACAGTACATCTACGCGTTTACTTTCTGGAACAATAACCGCTGGGCGCAACACATTCTTAAGCTCTAACTCTTTACCGGGTATAAAGGCATATTTCAGTAAATCTTTGGCGAGTACAATACCTTCGATATGATCTTTGTCTTCACTTATTACGGGAAATCGCGAGTGCGCAGAATCAAGCATAATAGGTAAGAATTTATCGACCGTTTCGGTGATGTCGATGGTGGTCATTTGAGCGCGAGGTATCATAATTTCTCTGACACGCATTTCGCTCACTTCCATGACGCCTTCGATCATCTCTCGCGTTTCTTGATTAATGACTTCTCGTTGTTCTGCATCAATGATGACAGAGAAGAGTTCGTCTTTGTTTTTCGGTTCTCCCGTGAATGATTGGACTATTTTATCCAACCAACCTTTGTTGGAAGAACCGTTTGTAGATGGGGGGTTATCTTCGCTCATGATCTCGTTAAATTATGGTTTGAATGACT
This genomic window contains:
- the corC gene encoding CNNM family magnesium/cobalt transport protein CorC (CorC(YbeX) belongs to the Cyclin M Mg2+ Exporter (CNNM) family, and was characterized as belonging to a set of three proteins, at least one of which must be present for CorA to function.) gives rise to the protein MSEDNPPSTNGSSNKGWLDKIVQSFTGEPKNKDELFSVIIDAEQREVINQETREMIEGVMEVSEMRVREIMIPRAQMTTIDITETVDKFLPIMLDSAHSRFPVISEDKDHIEGIVLAKDLLKYAFIPGKELELKNVLRPAVIVPESKRVDVLLKEFQQKRFHMAIVVDEYGGVSGLVTIEDILELIVGEIEDEHDAEEIISDNIRALNKHTYSVKALTELEDFNDFFKTSFDEEEADTIGGIVLKAFGHMPMRDEKVSINGFIFTVSNSDSRRLIQLKVTLPHSEE
- a CDS encoding type 1 glutamine amidotransferase domain-containing protein; translated protein: MLNTLSSNKTAAILAKDGFEQCELIETRDALISAGVNVHIVSLEPGTIIGWNGSKWGIEVDVDKIVSNVSAEEYDALILPGGLFNPDALLQDKDAIDFVKGFFKDAEIKPVVAINQGTWMLLEADVLKNRLVASFPTVLNRLRYAGAKLVDRDLVIDKGLYTSRSSHNLAALNQQVIQHLTKPRMH
- a CDS encoding DMT family transporter; amino-acid sequence: MRSTVLYMITVLIWGSTWLAIEFQLGDIPAQVSLVYRFAIAAILMWAYCIFKRLDMRFVWSDHCFFLILAVCNFGGNYLILYWAQNYLTSAMASIAFSTLLLMNIINTRIFFGRVIAKRIYVGAGLGVIGLGALFWPDIKSLDFASDAMLGLGLALGGTFMASLGNMASVRNSACKIGVMQGNAWGMLYGALALICVVLFTGVEFKFSMKPSYVLSLIYLALFGTVIAFACYFVLLRDIGPEKASYSIVLFPFVAVALSTLYEGFEWHINTVLGFVLVIIGNAIVLTPMAQIRHWFLHRKQRKDVS
- the lnt gene encoding apolipoprotein N-acyltransferase encodes the protein MLYFLSLLTGASLTLSYAPFSYWAVMPIALTGYLCLLYKARVDQAAKVGFSFGLGWFGAGISWVHVSIADFGGLPLVGSLGLMLLLCSYLSLYPMIFSKLARRYFSPNVWGLTLPFVWLLCEWARGIVLTGFPWLSIGYSQMNSPLSGWLPVIGEFGVSALLMALCAASAIWLMHKRYIAPMLLCASLYLSGWVLNTYKWVVPTGEPVKIAMVQGNIAQEIRWAPEQDWPTMKKYLELTEAHWDNQVIIWPEAAIPQLEPIAVDYLTQLDEEAAQHKTGLLTGIVNYNFETRQAYNSIIGVGLKEHTDTKGHYQYPQSNRFDKHHLLPVGEYIPLEDWLRGLAPIFDLPMSSFTRGDYQQANLVSNGFYFAPALCFEIVFPNQIRENLYAKTDFIITVSNDAWFGHSHGPAQHLEIAQVRAKEFGLPVLRATNNGITAFIDASGAIQSRLPQFETAVLTDKIQRVSGITPYRYFGNLTAWLVTVLGLIIAIRLHRAK